A genomic window from Streptomyces broussonetiae includes:
- a CDS encoding phosphoketolase family protein produces MHAEPNDGTALGADSAAVATLSDSELTELEAQWRAANYLTVGQIYLMANPLLREPLRPEHVKPRLLGHWGTSPALNLVYTHLNRVIKARDLDAICIWGPGHGGPAVLAGSWLDGSYTQTYPDITRDEAGMVRLFRQFSFPGGVPSHVAPETPGSIHEGGELGYSLSHAYGAALDNPDLLVTCVIGDGEAETGPLAASWHSNKFLDPVHDGAVLPILQLNGYKIANPTVLARLPEQELDELLRGYGHHPLHVTGSDPHAVHRAMAHTMDRALDMIAAIQRSAREEHAIDRPRWPMIVLRTPKGWTGPREVDGVPVEGTWRAHQVPLAEVRDNPGHLRQLEGWMRSYRPEELFDEHGRPREQVLACLPQGERRLGANPHANGGLFTRELPVPPLEKYAVEVDKPGTNLHEPTRVLGDLLEQVMEDTAERRDFRIVGPDETASNRLQAVYKATGKAWEAEVLPTDEHLVRGGRVMEILSEHTCQGWSEGYLLTGRHALFSCYEAFIHIVDSMVNQHIKWLRTTRRLPWRAPIPSLNYLLTSHVWRQDHNGFSHQDPGFVDHVLNKSPEAVRVYMPPDTNTLLATADHVLRSRDYVNVVVAGKQPCFDWLTLDEALGHCARGAGIWDWAGTEDGTREPDVVLACAGDVPTQEALAAADLLRRHLPDLAVRVVNVVDIARLLPAEEHPHGMPDSEYDALFTRDKPVIFAYHGYPWLIHRLAYRRAGHPHLHVRGYKEEGTTTTPFDMVVRNDLDRYRLVMDVIDRVPGLAVRAAAVRQEMADTRTRHHSWIREHGVDLPEVADWTWPH; encoded by the coding sequence ATGCACGCCGAGCCCAACGACGGCACCGCACTCGGCGCGGACTCCGCCGCTGTCGCAACGCTGAGCGACAGCGAGTTGACCGAACTGGAAGCCCAGTGGCGCGCTGCGAACTACCTCACGGTCGGGCAGATCTACCTCATGGCCAACCCGCTGCTGCGCGAGCCATTGCGCCCCGAGCACGTCAAACCCCGGCTACTCGGGCACTGGGGCACCTCGCCGGCGCTGAACCTCGTCTACACGCACCTCAACCGGGTGATCAAGGCGCGCGACCTGGACGCCATCTGCATCTGGGGCCCCGGCCACGGAGGGCCTGCCGTGCTGGCCGGCTCCTGGCTGGACGGGAGCTACACCCAGACCTATCCGGACATCACCCGCGACGAGGCGGGCATGGTTCGGCTGTTCCGCCAGTTCTCCTTCCCCGGCGGCGTCCCGAGCCACGTCGCTCCCGAGACGCCCGGCTCCATCCACGAAGGCGGGGAGCTCGGCTACTCCCTCTCCCACGCCTACGGCGCCGCCCTGGACAACCCCGACCTGCTGGTCACCTGTGTGATCGGCGACGGCGAGGCGGAGACCGGCCCTTTGGCCGCCTCCTGGCACTCCAACAAGTTCCTCGACCCGGTCCACGACGGTGCGGTCCTGCCGATCCTGCAGCTCAACGGATACAAGATCGCCAACCCGACGGTACTCGCCCGCCTCCCCGAGCAGGAGCTGGACGAGCTGCTGCGCGGATACGGGCACCATCCCCTCCACGTCACCGGCAGCGACCCGCACGCGGTCCACCGGGCGATGGCCCACACCATGGACCGGGCACTCGACATGATCGCTGCCATCCAGCGCTCCGCCCGCGAGGAACACGCCATCGACCGGCCCCGCTGGCCGATGATCGTGCTGCGCACACCTAAGGGCTGGACAGGCCCACGCGAGGTGGACGGCGTCCCGGTGGAGGGCACGTGGCGGGCCCACCAAGTCCCGCTGGCCGAAGTGCGCGACAACCCCGGGCATCTGCGGCAGCTGGAAGGCTGGATGCGTTCCTACCGCCCCGAGGAACTGTTCGACGAGCACGGCCGCCCCCGGGAACAGGTGCTCGCCTGCCTGCCGCAGGGCGAGCGCCGCCTGGGCGCCAACCCCCATGCCAACGGCGGACTGTTCACCCGTGAACTGCCGGTCCCACCGCTGGAGAAGTACGCCGTCGAGGTCGACAAGCCCGGCACCAACCTCCACGAACCCACCCGTGTCCTCGGGGACCTGCTGGAGCAGGTCATGGAAGACACCGCCGAACGCCGCGACTTCCGGATCGTCGGCCCGGACGAGACCGCCTCCAACCGGCTGCAGGCCGTGTACAAGGCCACGGGCAAGGCATGGGAGGCCGAGGTACTGCCCACCGACGAGCACCTGGTACGCGGCGGACGGGTGATGGAGATCCTCTCCGAACACACCTGCCAGGGCTGGTCGGAGGGCTACCTGCTGACCGGCCGCCACGCCCTGTTCTCCTGCTACGAAGCCTTCATCCACATCGTCGACTCCATGGTGAACCAGCACATCAAATGGCTGCGCACCACCCGCCGCCTGCCCTGGCGGGCCCCCATCCCTTCGTTGAACTACCTTCTCACCTCGCACGTCTGGCGCCAGGACCACAACGGCTTCTCCCACCAGGATCCCGGCTTCGTCGACCACGTCCTCAACAAGAGCCCCGAGGCGGTACGGGTCTACATGCCGCCCGACACCAACACGCTGCTGGCCACCGCCGACCACGTGCTGCGCAGCCGGGACTACGTCAACGTCGTGGTCGCCGGCAAGCAGCCGTGCTTCGACTGGCTCACGCTGGACGAGGCCCTGGGACACTGTGCGCGCGGAGCGGGAATCTGGGACTGGGCCGGCACGGAGGACGGCACCCGGGAGCCGGACGTGGTACTGGCCTGCGCCGGGGACGTGCCCACCCAGGAAGCGCTGGCCGCCGCCGACCTGCTGCGCCGCCACCTGCCCGACCTGGCGGTGCGCGTGGTCAACGTCGTCGACATCGCCCGCCTCCTGCCCGCCGAGGAACACCCGCACGGGATGCCCGACAGCGAGTACGACGCGCTGTTCACCCGCGACAAGCCCGTCATCTTCGCCTACCACGGCTACCCCTGGCTGATCCACCGCCTCGCCTATCGCCGCGCCGGCCACCCGCACCTGCACGTGCGCGGCTATAAGGAGGAGGGCACCACCACGACGCCCTTCGACATGGTGGTCCGCAACGACCTGGACCGCTACCGCCTGGTCATGGACGTCATCGACCGTGTCCCCGGCCTCGCCGTACGCGCTGCCGCCGTCCGCCAGGAGATGGCCGACACTCGCACCCGCCACCACTCCTGGATCCGCGAGCACGGGGTCGACCTGCCGGAGGTCGCCGACTGGACATGGCCGCACTGA
- a CDS encoding patatin-like phospholipase family protein, with protein MAPPTDLASAVTASCAIPAWFTPVQINGHRFVDGCAWSDTNLDLLAGEGLDEVIVPAPTCSSGTDPRRGLPARVERRLRGIATQ; from the coding sequence GTGGCGCCTCCCACCGACCTCGCCTCGGCGGTCACGGCCTCCTGTGCCATCCCCGCGTGGTTTACTCCCGTACAGATCAATGGTCACCGATTCGTGGATGGCTGTGCCTGGTCGGACACCAATCTCGACCTGCTGGCCGGCGAGGGTCTCGATGAGGTGATCGTGCCGGCGCCGACCTGCTCCAGTGGGACGGACCCCCGGCGCGGCCTTCCCGCCAGGGTGGAGCGGCGCCTGCGCGGGATCGCGACCCAGTGA